The following proteins come from a genomic window of Actinomarinicola tropica:
- the serC gene encoding phosphoserine transaminase — MSATLPQIEIPADLRPSDGRFGSGPSLVRQEAVDALAAAAPTYLGTSHRQPAVQFVVGALRNGLAEMFALPDGYEIILGNGGTTVFWDAALFGLIERRSQHLSFGEFSSKFAAGAAAAPFLDDPIVISSEPGTHPELAADPSVDLYALTQNETSTGVMMPLARPAGISSSDALVAVDATSAAGGLRFDAREVDVYYFAPQKALASDGGLWIAAVSPAAIERIERIAASDRWIPTSIDLKTALDNSRKDQTYNTPALATLFLTVQQVEWINGNGGLEWAASRCDRSAEAIYGWAERSSVATPFVADPAARSHTVATIDLDDAVDATTVSKVLAQNGVLDTFSYRKLGRNQLRIALFPAIDPADVEALTRCIDFVVERLA, encoded by the coding sequence GTGAGCGCGACCCTCCCCCAGATCGAGATCCCGGCCGACCTGCGACCGTCCGACGGGCGGTTCGGCAGCGGGCCCTCGCTCGTGCGTCAGGAGGCCGTCGACGCCCTGGCGGCGGCGGCTCCCACCTACCTCGGCACCTCGCACCGCCAGCCGGCGGTCCAGTTCGTGGTCGGGGCGCTGCGCAACGGGTTGGCGGAGATGTTCGCCCTCCCCGACGGCTACGAGATCATCCTCGGCAACGGCGGCACCACCGTGTTCTGGGATGCCGCGCTGTTCGGCCTGATCGAGCGTCGCAGCCAGCACCTGTCGTTCGGCGAGTTCTCGTCCAAGTTCGCAGCGGGCGCCGCCGCCGCCCCGTTCCTCGACGACCCGATCGTGATCTCCTCCGAGCCGGGCACCCACCCCGAGCTGGCCGCGGATCCGTCGGTCGACCTGTACGCGTTGACCCAGAACGAGACGTCGACGGGCGTGATGATGCCGCTGGCCCGTCCCGCCGGGATCTCCTCGTCCGACGCGCTGGTCGCGGTCGACGCCACGTCGGCGGCCGGCGGCCTGCGGTTCGACGCGCGCGAGGTCGACGTCTACTACTTCGCCCCTCAGAAGGCGCTGGCGTCGGACGGCGGGCTGTGGATCGCCGCGGTCTCTCCCGCCGCCATCGAGCGGATCGAGCGGATCGCGGCGTCCGACCGGTGGATCCCCACCTCGATCGACCTGAAGACGGCGCTCGACAACTCCCGCAAGGACCAGACCTACAACACGCCGGCGCTGGCCACGCTGTTCCTCACCGTGCAGCAGGTCGAGTGGATCAACGGCAACGGCGGGCTCGAGTGGGCGGCGTCGCGCTGCGACCGGTCGGCCGAGGCGATCTACGGGTGGGCGGAGCGGTCGTCGGTCGCGACGCCGTTCGTAGCCGATCCTGCCGCGCGGTCGCACACCGTGGCCACGATCGACCTCGACGACGCCGTGGATGCGACGACGGTCTCGAAGGTGCTCGCGCAGAACGGGGTGCTCGACACGTTCTCGTACCGCAAGCTGGGCCGCAACCAGCTGCGGATCGCGCTGTTCCCGGCGATCGACCCCGCCGACGTGGAGGCCCTGACCCGCTGCATCGACTTCGTGGTCGAGCGCCTGGCCTGA
- a CDS encoding pyridoxal phosphate-dependent aminotransferase → MSPHRISARVAAIAPSATLAVDAKAKALKAAGEPVIGFGAGEPDFSTPAYVVEAAAAACTDPAMHRYTPAAGLPQLREAIATKTARDSGYQVDPSQVVVTNGGKHAVYNAFTVLLDPGDEVLLPAPYWTTYPEPIALAGASSVVVPTDAASGFRVTVDQLEAARTDRTKALVFVSPSNPSGAVYPAEEIEAIGRWAAEHDVWVVTDEIYEHLTYGEHTFASMPTLVPELADRCIVLNGVAKTYAMTGWRVGWLIAPPDVAAAAANLQSHQTSNVANVSQAAALAAVSGPLDAVSEMRAAFERRGRRMVEMLRDIDGVTVLDPQGAFYAYPSFEGVLGRTIAGRTPSNTLELADLLLEEARVAIVPGEAFGTPGYARLSFALGDDDLAEGIQRIVDLLAGS, encoded by the coding sequence ATGTCCCCCCACCGCATCTCGGCGCGCGTCGCCGCCATCGCCCCGTCGGCCACCCTCGCCGTCGACGCCAAGGCCAAGGCCCTGAAGGCCGCGGGCGAGCCCGTCATCGGCTTCGGCGCCGGCGAACCCGACTTCTCCACCCCCGCCTACGTGGTCGAGGCCGCCGCAGCCGCCTGCACCGACCCCGCCATGCACCGCTACACGCCGGCGGCCGGGCTGCCCCAGCTGCGCGAGGCCATCGCCACCAAGACCGCACGCGACTCCGGCTACCAGGTCGATCCGAGCCAGGTCGTCGTCACCAACGGCGGCAAGCACGCCGTGTACAACGCCTTCACCGTCCTGCTCGACCCCGGCGACGAGGTCCTCCTCCCCGCGCCGTACTGGACGACCTACCCCGAGCCGATCGCGCTCGCCGGTGCCTCCTCCGTCGTCGTGCCCACCGACGCGGCGTCGGGATTCCGGGTCACCGTCGACCAGCTCGAGGCCGCTCGCACCGACCGCACCAAGGCCCTCGTCTTCGTGTCGCCGTCGAACCCGAGCGGCGCCGTCTACCCGGCGGAGGAGATCGAGGCCATCGGCCGTTGGGCAGCCGAGCACGACGTGTGGGTGGTCACCGACGAGATCTACGAGCACCTCACCTACGGCGAGCACACCTTCGCCTCGATGCCGACGCTCGTCCCCGAGCTCGCCGATCGCTGCATCGTCCTCAACGGCGTCGCCAAGACCTACGCCATGACCGGCTGGCGGGTCGGCTGGCTCATCGCGCCGCCCGACGTCGCGGCGGCCGCCGCGAACCTCCAGTCCCACCAGACCTCGAACGTCGCCAACGTGAGCCAGGCCGCCGCGCTCGCCGCCGTGAGCGGCCCGCTCGACGCCGTCTCCGAGATGCGCGCGGCCTTCGAGCGACGGGGTCGGCGCATGGTCGAGATGCTGCGCGACATCGACGGCGTGACGGTCCTCGATCCGCAGGGCGCGTTCTACGCCTACCCGTCGTTCGAGGGCGTCCTCGGCCGCACGATCGCCGGGCGGACCCCGTCGAACACCCTCGAGCTCGCCGACCTCCTCCTCGAGGAGGCCAGGGTGGCGATCGTCCCCGGCGAGGCCTTCGGCACCCCGGGCTACGCCCGCCTGTCGTTCGCCCTCGGCGACGACGACCTCGCCGAGGGCATCCAGCGCATCGTCGACCTCCTCGCCGGGAGCTGA
- a CDS encoding S9 family peptidase: MAAGAALPYGTWPSPISSELVVRAAAGLSDVRVDPSTGAVWWSESRPDEGGRITVVRQDPATGVAQERVPATHSARTRVHEYGGAAWWVADDTLWFANWDDQRIWRRGPGDDAPVPVTPEPAQRHGERFADGVVSSDGGWIVCVRESHVAADGTALDEARNEIVAVPARADGGGEPVVLVAGTDFVSSPRLDPTGTRLAWLVWDHPRMPWDGTELWTAALVLDGPLPHVVEPSFLAGGPDEALVQPEWTEDGHLLVVSDRSEWWNVHRVDGTGDLEPLGPVDAEVATPPWVFGQSRYVVDPARGRIIAALTRAGTDALAVVEQGRVREVPTSFTAWSALRLDGDGRVVGVAAAPDAEPAVVRVDLADAGSPGIEVLRPSRDLGLAPEWFSRPEPIEFPTSGGRTAHALLYRPTNPEVTASTEERPPLIVTIHGGPTSAARPQLSLATQFWTSRGFAVVDVNYGGSTGYGRSYRRQLDGAWGIVDVDDCEAAARFLAERGDVDGDRLLIRGGSAGGFTTLAALAFRDTFAAGASSYGVADLAALAADTHKFESRYLDGLVGPYPESSDVYAERSPIHHLDGFDRPLIVFQGLEDEIVPPNQSEAIVAALEERGVPVAYVAFEGEQHGFRRAENIRRVLEAELWFYGHVLGFEPADRIDPVELRGA; the protein is encoded by the coding sequence GTGGCCGCCGGCGCCGCCCTCCCGTACGGCACCTGGCCGTCCCCGATCAGCTCCGAGCTCGTCGTGCGGGCCGCCGCAGGGCTGTCGGACGTCCGGGTCGACCCCTCGACCGGCGCGGTCTGGTGGTCGGAGAGCCGTCCCGACGAGGGCGGACGCATCACCGTGGTCCGCCAGGACCCCGCCACGGGCGTCGCCCAGGAGCGCGTCCCGGCGACCCACTCCGCCCGCACCCGGGTGCACGAGTACGGCGGGGCCGCGTGGTGGGTCGCCGACGACACGTTGTGGTTCGCCAACTGGGACGACCAGCGCATCTGGCGGCGAGGCCCCGGGGACGACGCCCCCGTCCCGGTCACGCCCGAACCGGCCCAGCGCCACGGCGAGAGGTTCGCCGACGGCGTGGTGAGCTCCGACGGCGGCTGGATCGTGTGCGTGCGGGAGAGCCACGTCGCCGCCGACGGGACGGCCCTCGACGAGGCCCGCAACGAGATCGTCGCCGTCCCCGCCCGTGCCGACGGCGGCGGCGAACCCGTCGTGCTCGTCGCCGGGACCGACTTCGTGTCGAGCCCCCGGCTCGATCCCACGGGCACCCGGCTCGCCTGGCTCGTCTGGGATCACCCGCGCATGCCGTGGGACGGCACCGAGCTGTGGACGGCGGCCCTCGTCCTCGATGGCCCCCTGCCGCACGTCGTCGAGCCGTCGTTCCTGGCCGGTGGGCCCGACGAGGCGCTCGTCCAGCCGGAGTGGACCGAGGACGGGCACCTGCTCGTCGTCTCGGACCGGTCGGAGTGGTGGAACGTGCACCGGGTCGACGGCACCGGCGACCTCGAACCGCTCGGGCCCGTCGATGCCGAGGTCGCCACCCCGCCGTGGGTGTTCGGCCAGTCCCGCTACGTCGTCGACCCGGCGCGCGGGCGGATCATCGCCGCCCTCACCCGCGCCGGCACCGACGCCCTCGCGGTCGTCGAGCAGGGTCGGGTGCGCGAGGTCCCGACGTCGTTCACCGCCTGGTCGGCCCTGCGCCTCGACGGCGACGGGCGGGTCGTGGGGGTCGCCGCCGCGCCCGACGCCGAACCCGCCGTGGTGCGCGTCGACCTCGCCGACGCCGGGTCGCCGGGGATCGAGGTGCTCCGTCCGTCGCGCGACCTGGGTCTCGCCCCCGAGTGGTTCAGCCGACCGGAACCGATCGAGTTCCCGACCAGCGGCGGGCGCACCGCGCACGCCCTCCTGTACCGGCCCACGAACCCCGAGGTCACGGCGTCGACCGAGGAGCGGCCGCCGCTCATCGTCACGATCCACGGCGGTCCGACGAGCGCGGCGCGGCCCCAGCTCAGCCTGGCGACCCAGTTCTGGACCAGCCGCGGGTTCGCCGTGGTCGACGTCAACTACGGCGGCTCGACGGGCTACGGCCGCTCGTACCGGCGTCAGCTCGACGGGGCGTGGGGGATCGTCGACGTCGACGACTGCGAGGCCGCCGCACGGTTCCTCGCCGAGCGTGGTGACGTCGATGGCGACCGGCTCCTCATCCGGGGCGGTTCGGCCGGAGGGTTCACGACGCTCGCCGCCCTGGCGTTCCGCGACACGTTCGCCGCCGGCGCCAGCAGCTACGGGGTCGCCGATCTGGCGGCCCTCGCCGCCGACACCCACAAGTTCGAGTCCCGCTACCTCGACGGTCTGGTCGGGCCGTACCCCGAGTCGTCCGACGTCTACGCCGAGCGCTCGCCGATCCACCACCTCGACGGCTTCGACCGTCCGCTCATCGTGTTCCAGGGGCTGGAGGACGAGATCGTGCCGCCGAACCAGTCCGAGGCGATCGTCGCGGCGCTGGAGGAGCGGGGCGTGCCCGTCGCCTACGTCGCCTTCGAGGGCGAGCAGCACGGCTTCCGTCGGGCGGAGAACATCCGGCGGGTGCTCGAGGCCGAGCTCTGGTTCTACGGCCACGTGCTGGGGTTCGAGCCCGCCGATCGGATCGACCCGGTCGAGCTGCGGGGCGCCTGA
- the serA gene encoding phosphoglycerate dehydrogenase gives MARILVTEKIADSGLDRLREAGHDVDVQLGLSPEQLLEAVAGAQALIIRSATKVTAEVLEAGTDLVVVGRAGLGVDNVDVQAATTRGVMVANAPGSNSLSTAEHTMAMLLAQARNIPQAHGALRDGRWEKSKWEGTELHGKTLGVLGLGRIGTLVAQRALSFGMRLVAWDPWVSVERGRQLGIEMMEIDRLFAESDFVTIHLLKTKESTGLVGEELLASAKPGLRIVNVARGGIIDEAALARAIESGHVGGAALDVFAEEPMTESPLFALDSVVATPHLGASTTEAQDKAGVIVAEQVALALAGDFVPFAVNIQASEAAEEIQPFLPLAERLGTLFFGLTDGMPETVEIEYQGNLAEYDTRIMTLSVLRGLLSNLTEEPVTYVNAPQLAESRGLKIREVKTESSQEFVNLVTLRAGDHSIAGTLAGPRGEARIVMVDDHAVDVPPAAHMVFIRNDDRPGVIGKVGTILGDAGVNIADMGVGQSPAGESALMVIATSQPVPGEVVETLAAADGITSVHAASRTP, from the coding sequence ATGGCGCGCATCCTGGTCACCGAGAAGATCGCCGACTCCGGTCTCGACCGGCTCCGTGAGGCGGGGCACGACGTCGACGTCCAGCTCGGGCTCTCGCCCGAGCAGCTCCTCGAGGCGGTGGCCGGGGCGCAGGCGCTGATCATCCGGTCGGCCACCAAGGTGACGGCCGAAGTGCTGGAGGCCGGGACGGACCTCGTCGTCGTCGGTCGGGCGGGCCTCGGCGTCGACAACGTCGACGTCCAGGCGGCGACGACCCGTGGCGTGATGGTCGCCAACGCACCCGGCTCGAACAGCCTGTCGACGGCCGAGCACACGATGGCGATGCTCCTGGCCCAGGCCCGCAACATCCCCCAGGCGCACGGTGCGCTCCGCGACGGCCGGTGGGAGAAGTCGAAGTGGGAGGGCACCGAGCTGCACGGCAAGACGCTCGGCGTGCTCGGGCTCGGCCGCATCGGCACGCTGGTCGCCCAGCGGGCGCTGTCGTTCGGGATGCGCCTCGTGGCGTGGGACCCGTGGGTGTCGGTCGAGCGGGGTCGCCAGCTCGGGATCGAGATGATGGAGATCGACCGGCTCTTCGCCGAGTCGGACTTCGTGACCATCCACCTGCTGAAGACGAAGGAGAGCACCGGGCTCGTCGGCGAGGAGCTCCTGGCGTCGGCCAAGCCCGGCCTGCGGATCGTCAACGTGGCCCGTGGCGGCATCATCGACGAGGCCGCGCTGGCCCGGGCCATCGAGTCCGGCCACGTCGGGGGCGCGGCGCTCGACGTCTTCGCCGAGGAGCCGATGACCGAGTCGCCGCTGTTCGCGCTCGACAGCGTCGTCGCCACGCCGCACCTCGGGGCGAGCACCACCGAGGCGCAGGACAAGGCGGGCGTGATCGTCGCCGAGCAGGTGGCGCTGGCGCTCGCCGGCGACTTCGTGCCCTTCGCCGTGAACATCCAGGCGAGCGAGGCGGCCGAGGAGATCCAGCCGTTCCTGCCGCTCGCCGAGCGGCTCGGGACGCTCTTCTTCGGGCTGACCGATGGGATGCCCGAGACGGTCGAGATCGAGTACCAGGGGAACCTGGCGGAGTACGACACCCGGATCATGACCCTGTCGGTGCTGCGAGGCCTGCTGTCGAACCTCACCGAGGAGCCGGTCACCTACGTGAACGCTCCGCAGCTCGCCGAGTCGCGTGGCCTGAAGATCCGGGAGGTCAAGACCGAGTCGAGCCAGGAGTTCGTCAACCTCGTGACGCTGCGGGCGGGCGACCACTCGATCGCCGGGACGTTGGCCGGACCCCGGGGGGAGGCCCGCATCGTGATGGTGGACGACCACGCGGTCGACGTGCCACCGGCGGCCCACATGGTGTTCATCCGCAACGACGACCGGCCGGGCGTGATCGGCAAGGTGGGCACGATCCTCGGCGACGCCGGCGTGAACATCGCCGACATGGGTGTGGGGCAGTCGCCGGCCGGCGAATCGGCGCTGATGGTGATCGCGACGAGCCAGCCGGTGCCGGGCGAGGTCGTGGAGACGTTGGCCGCAGCCGACGGCATCACGTCGGTGCACGCCGCCAGCCGCACCCCCTAG
- the leuD gene encoding 3-isopropylmalate dehydratase small subunit, with the protein MDAVRIVSGTAVPLDRSDVDTDQIIPSDWLKRVERTGFGVGLFSEWRDDRDFVLNQPQYAGASILIGGPNFGTGSSREHAVWAIMDYGFQAVISPRFGDIFRNNSTKNGLVPVQVSAEVGERLMRAVEEDPTLEITIDVDRRVVAAPAIGVEEPFPLDDATRERFLEGLDDIGITLRYADDITDFEARRPSWAVSVTD; encoded by the coding sequence ATGGACGCCGTCCGCATCGTCTCCGGCACCGCGGTCCCGCTCGACCGCTCCGACGTCGACACCGACCAGATCATCCCGTCCGACTGGCTGAAGCGCGTCGAGCGCACCGGGTTCGGCGTCGGCCTGTTCTCGGAGTGGCGCGACGACCGAGACTTCGTGCTCAACCAGCCCCAGTACGCCGGTGCGTCGATCCTCATCGGCGGCCCGAACTTCGGGACCGGCTCCTCCCGGGAGCACGCCGTGTGGGCGATCATGGACTACGGGTTCCAGGCCGTGATCTCGCCCCGCTTCGGCGACATCTTCCGCAACAACTCGACGAAGAACGGGCTCGTGCCCGTGCAGGTGTCGGCCGAGGTCGGCGAGCGGCTGATGCGGGCGGTCGAGGAGGACCCGACGCTCGAGATCACGATCGACGTGGACCGCCGGGTGGTGGCCGCGCCGGCGATCGGCGTCGAGGAGCCGTTCCCGCTCGACGACGCCACCCGCGAGCGCTTCCTCGAGGGGCTCGACGACATCGGCATCACGCTGCGCTACGCCGACGACATCACCGACTTCGAGGCCCGCCGCCCCTCCTGGGCCGTCTCCGTCACCGACTGA
- the leuC gene encoding 3-isopropylmalate dehydratase large subunit translates to MSERPRTLAEKIWDRHVVHRGDGEPDLLYIDLHLVHEVTSPQAFDGLRMNGRTVRRPDLTVATEDHNVPTADIDQPIADPISRTQVETLRRNAAEFGVTLHPMGTPGQGIVHVIGPEQGLTQPGMTIVCGDSHTSTHGAFGALAFGIGTSEVEHVLATQTLPQQRPGTMAVTIEGTPPAGTTAKDLILAVIGRIGTGGGIGSIIEYRGEAIRALSMEGRMTVCNMSIEAGAKAGLIAPDEVTFEYLEGRTHAPTGADWDAAVADWRTLVTDEGAVFDKEVVLDAAEIRPHVSWGTNPSQVAPLDAAVPDPASFAEASAREAAQRALDYMGLEAGTPFRDVAVDTVFIGSCTNSRIEDLRAAADVARGRRVRDGVRTLVVPGSFAVKHQAEAEGLDEVFRAAGFDWREPGCSMCLAMNPDKLAPGERCASTSNRNFEGRQGRGGRTHLVSPAVAAATAIAGRFATPDDLD, encoded by the coding sequence ATGAGCGAGCGGCCGAGGACCCTGGCCGAGAAGATCTGGGACCGCCACGTCGTCCACCGGGGCGACGGCGAGCCGGACCTGCTCTACATCGATCTCCACCTCGTGCACGAGGTGACCTCGCCCCAGGCCTTCGACGGCCTCCGGATGAACGGGCGCACGGTCCGACGGCCCGATCTCACGGTCGCCACCGAGGACCACAACGTGCCCACCGCCGACATCGACCAGCCGATCGCGGATCCGATCTCGCGCACCCAGGTCGAGACGCTGCGTCGCAACGCCGCCGAGTTCGGCGTCACGCTGCACCCGATGGGCACCCCGGGCCAGGGCATCGTCCACGTCATCGGGCCCGAGCAGGGCCTCACCCAGCCGGGCATGACCATCGTGTGCGGCGACTCGCACACCTCGACCCACGGCGCGTTCGGCGCGCTGGCGTTCGGCATCGGCACGAGCGAGGTCGAGCACGTGCTCGCCACCCAGACGCTCCCCCAGCAGCGGCCGGGGACGATGGCGGTCACCATCGAGGGCACGCCGCCGGCGGGCACGACCGCCAAGGACCTGATCCTCGCCGTCATCGGCCGCATCGGCACGGGCGGCGGCATCGGCTCGATCATCGAGTACCGGGGGGAGGCGATCCGCGCCCTGTCGATGGAAGGGCGCATGACCGTCTGCAACATGTCGATCGAGGCCGGGGCCAAGGCCGGGCTCATCGCACCCGACGAGGTCACCTTCGAGTACCTGGAGGGGCGGACCCACGCGCCGACCGGTGCCGACTGGGACGCTGCGGTCGCCGACTGGCGCACGCTCGTCACCGACGAGGGCGCGGTCTTCGACAAGGAGGTCGTGCTCGACGCTGCGGAGATCCGGCCGCACGTCTCGTGGGGCACGAACCCCTCGCAGGTCGCACCGCTCGACGCCGCCGTGCCCGACCCGGCGTCGTTCGCCGAGGCCTCGGCGCGGGAAGCCGCCCAGCGGGCGCTCGACTACATGGGCCTCGAGGCCGGCACGCCGTTCCGCGACGTGGCGGTCGACACGGTGTTCATCGGCTCGTGCACGAACAGCCGCATCGAGGACCTGCGGGCTGCCGCCGACGTGGCCCGGGGCCGCCGGGTGCGCGACGGCGTGCGGACCCTCGTCGTCCCCGGCTCGTTCGCGGTCAAGCACCAGGCCGAGGCCGAGGGGCTGGACGAGGTGTTCCGCGCCGCCGGGTTCGACTGGCGCGAGCCGGGCTGCTCCATGTGCCTGGCGATGAACCCCGACAAGCTCGCCCCTGGCGAGCGCTGCGCGTCGACCAGCAACCGCAACTTCGAGGGCCGGCAGGGACGGGGCGGGCGCACCCACCTCGTCTCCCCCGCCGTCGCTGCCGCCACCGCCATCGCCGGGCGGTTCGCCACGCCCGACGACCTCGACTGA
- a CDS encoding IclR family transcriptional regulator, with amino-acid sequence MEPTVTGVGVIDKAARILAAVEERPLDLTSLIVETGLPRATAHRLAVALEGHGLLRRDADGRFAPGLRLVALGRAAAQALQLPDAARPALEELRDRTGESAQLYVRDGDVRVCVVSLESPHGLRTIVPVGAALPLDAGSAGHVLSGDTGDGTGWIDSVGEREAGVASVSAPVISPDGQVIAAVSVSGPIDRIGREPGARHGDAVVAAAHAVEGALGRVAPG; translated from the coding sequence GTGGAACCTACGGTAACCGGCGTCGGTGTCATCGACAAGGCGGCTCGGATCCTCGCCGCCGTCGAGGAACGTCCGCTCGACCTCACCTCCCTCATCGTCGAGACCGGTCTGCCCCGCGCCACCGCGCACCGCCTCGCCGTCGCGCTGGAGGGCCACGGGCTCCTCCGTCGCGACGCCGACGGCCGCTTCGCGCCCGGGCTCCGCCTCGTCGCGCTGGGCCGTGCCGCGGCGCAGGCCCTCCAGCTGCCCGATGCCGCCCGCCCTGCGCTCGAGGAGCTGCGGGACCGCACCGGCGAGAGCGCCCAGCTCTACGTCCGCGACGGCGACGTGCGCGTGTGCGTCGTCTCCCTCGAGTCCCCCCACGGGCTCCGCACGATCGTGCCCGTCGGCGCCGCCCTGCCCCTCGACGCCGGGTCCGCCGGCCACGTGCTCTCCGGCGACACCGGCGACGGGACGGGGTGGATCGACAGCGTCGGTGAGCGGGAGGCCGGCGTGGCATCGGTCAGCGCCCCCGTGATCTCGCCGGACGGCCAGGTCATCGCCGCGGTGAGCGTGTCCGGGCCGATCGACCGCATCGGCCGGGAGCCGGGTGCCCGCCACGGCGACGCCGTCGTCGCCGCCGCCCACGCGGTCGAGGGTGCCCTCGGGCGGGTCGCCCCCGGCTGA
- a CDS encoding glycosyltransferase family 2 protein, producing the protein MTAVAADALLGFQWFVLVYFVALNSTYLGLLVLAAGDVVAYVRRRDVVSDLALFESPLTPAASIIVPAFNEEAGIVQSVTALQAQRYPTFEVVVVDDGSTDATFSRLHEALDLVEVPRVIPDTVPTRGEVRSVHVPRDGAPVTVVRKVGMGRKTDALNVGINASRHPLLCMVDADAVLDPDALLRVMTPFIEDPRVVATGGAVRAVNDSVVVQGHLVEPRLPRRWIARVQVVEYLRAFLFGRSGWSRLSALLIISGAFGGFRREEVVAIGGYDDDSIGEDADLVTRLHRHCRERGQDYRIRFVPEPVCWTEVPETLTILARQRRRWSHGLADTLSRNRRMIGRPRYGPVGVAALPYFVVFELIGPAVELVGLLTLVLGLSLGVLSPEFGALFIGVAFGYGLLLSVVSITTDQLSFHRYDRWRDLLPALVAAVIENVGYRQLHCWWRLQGAWSSLRGTAREWGAMERRGFASSPPAR; encoded by the coding sequence ATGACCGCGGTCGCCGCCGATGCGCTGCTCGGCTTCCAGTGGTTCGTGCTCGTGTACTTCGTGGCGCTGAACAGCACCTACCTCGGCCTGCTGGTGCTCGCGGCCGGCGACGTGGTGGCCTACGTGCGGCGACGGGACGTCGTCTCCGATCTCGCGCTGTTCGAGAGCCCCCTGACACCGGCGGCGTCGATCATCGTGCCGGCCTTCAACGAGGAGGCCGGCATCGTCCAGAGCGTCACCGCCCTGCAGGCCCAGCGGTACCCGACGTTCGAGGTCGTCGTGGTGGACGACGGCTCCACCGATGCCACCTTCTCCCGCCTCCACGAGGCGCTCGACCTCGTCGAGGTCCCGCGCGTCATCCCCGACACCGTCCCCACGCGTGGCGAGGTGCGCAGCGTCCACGTCCCACGGGACGGCGCGCCGGTGACCGTCGTGCGGAAGGTCGGGATGGGCCGCAAGACCGACGCGCTGAACGTGGGCATCAACGCCTCGCGGCACCCTCTCCTCTGCATGGTGGACGCCGACGCCGTCCTCGATCCCGATGCGCTCCTGCGCGTGATGACGCCGTTCATCGAGGACCCGCGCGTGGTCGCGACCGGCGGCGCCGTGCGTGCCGTGAACGACTCGGTCGTCGTGCAGGGGCACCTCGTGGAGCCGCGGCTGCCGCGCCGCTGGATCGCCCGCGTCCAGGTCGTCGAGTACCTCCGAGCGTTCCTCTTCGGACGGTCCGGGTGGTCGCGGCTGTCGGCGCTGCTCATCATCTCCGGCGCGTTCGGCGGGTTCCGGCGGGAGGAGGTGGTCGCCATCGGCGGCTACGACGACGACTCGATCGGCGAGGACGCCGACCTCGTGACACGGCTCCATCGCCACTGCCGCGAGCGGGGCCAGGACTACCGGATCCGGTTCGTCCCCGAACCCGTGTGCTGGACGGAGGTCCCCGAGACGCTCACGATCCTCGCCCGCCAGCGCCGCCGCTGGAGCCACGGGCTCGCGGACACGCTGTCGCGCAACCGACGCATGATCGGCCGACCGCGCTACGGGCCGGTAGGTGTCGCGGCCCTGCCGTACTTCGTGGTGTTCGAGCTCATCGGCCCCGCCGTCGAGCTGGTCGGGCTCCTGACCCTCGTGCTCGGGCTGTCGCTCGGTGTGCTCTCGCCGGAGTTCGGCGCCCTCTTCATCGGCGTGGCCTTCGGGTACGGCCTGCTCCTGTCGGTGGTGTCGATCACCACCGACCAGCTGTCGTTCCACCGCTACGACCGGTGGCGCGACCTGCTCCCCGCTCTGGTGGCCGCCGTCATCGAGAACGTCGGCTACCGGCAGCTGCACTGCTGGTGGCGGCTCCAGGGGGCGTGGTCCTCGCTACGGGGGACGGCGCGCGAGTGGGGGGCGATGGAGCGGCGCGGCTTCGCGTCGAGCCCGCCCGCTCGGTGA